In Chaetodon trifascialis isolate fChaTrf1 chromosome 4, fChaTrf1.hap1, whole genome shotgun sequence, one DNA window encodes the following:
- the lpla gene encoding lipoprotein lipase, translating to MGKENISFLTFWIILGKIFATFSSGTEPPTSTVFVNTTVTTTPLPTTAEWITDYTDIVSKFSLRSAEIPEDDMCYIVPGRIETLNECEFNTETQTFIVIHGWTVTGMFESWVPKLVSALYEREPTANVIVVDWLSRANQHYPTSAAYTKLVGRDVAKFVTWMQNVLQLPWERIHLLGYSLGAHVAGIAGDLTNRKISRITGLDPAGPTFEHADNQNTLSREDAQFVDVLHTNTRGSPDRSIGIQRPVGHIDIYPNGGTFQPGCDIQNTLLGIALEGIKGLQNMDQIVKCSHERSIHLFIDSLLNTEQQSLAYRCNSKETFNKGMCLSCRKNRCNKLGYNINKVRMTRSAKMYLKTREMMPYKVFHYQVKVHFFSKDQLSFTEQPMKISLHGTHGEKEDIPFVLPVLNGNTTLSFLITTDVDIGDLMIVKLRWEKDTIISWSDWWGSSKFYIRKLRIKSGETQSKVIFSVKDGEFVDLVRGGENAVFVKSKEDNMSRKEKLMHKLKMQGSLFGQNDA from the exons ATGGGAAAAGAAAATATcagttttttgacattttggataATTTTGGGAAAAATCTTTGCAACTTTTTCTTCTGGCACTGAACCCCCCACCAGCACTGTGTTTG TAAACACCACCGTCACTACCACTCCCCTGCCGACCACAGCTGAATGGATCACAGACTACACTGACATTGTGTCCAAGTTCTCCCTGCGCTCAGCGGAGATCCCAGAGGATGACATGTGCTACATCGTGCCGGGCAGGATAGAGACCCTCAACGAGTGTGAattcaacactgaaacacagaccTTCATTGTGATCCATGGCTGGACG GTAACAGGGATGTTTGAGAGCTGGGTGCCCAAGCTGGTGTCTGCCCTCTACGAGCGTGAGCCCACTGCCAACGTGATCGTGGTGGACTGGCTGAGCCGCGCCAACCAGCACTACCCGACATCTGCAGCCTACACCAAACTGGTGGGCCGCGACGTCGCCAAGTTTGTGACCTGGATGCAA AATGTGCTGCAGTTGCCTTGGGAGAGGATTCATCTGCTGGGTTACAGTCTGGGAGCACATGTGGCTGGAATCGCTGGAGACCTCACTAACCGTAAAATCAGCAGGATCACAG GTCTGGATCCTGCTGGTCCCACTTTCGAGCATGCAGACAACCAGAACACCCTGTCCCGAGAAGATGCCCAGTTTGTGGACGTCCTGCACACCAACACCAGGGGCTCCCCGGACCGCAGCATCGGCATCCAGAGACCTGTGGGCCACATCGACATTTACCCCAATGGAGGCACTTTCCAGCCGGGCTGCGACATCCAGAATACACTGCTGGGGATCGCATTAGAAGGCATCAAGGGCCTCCAGA ataTGGACCAGATTGTGAAATGTTCCCACGAGCGCTCCATCCACCTGTTCATCGACTCTCTGCTGAACACCGAGCAGCAGAGCTTGGCCTACCGCTGCAACTCCAAAGAGACCTTTAACAAGGGGATGTGcctcagctgcagaaagaacCGCTGCAACAAGCTCGGCTACAACATCAACAAGGTCCGCATGACCCGCAGCGCCAAGATGTACCTCAAGACCCGTGAAATGATGCCTTACAAAG TTTTCCACTATCAAGTGAAGGTGCATTTCTTCAGCAAGGATCAACTGAGCTTCACCGAGCAGCCCATGAAGATCTCTCTGCATGGAACCCAcggagagaaggaggacattCCCTTCGTTCT GCCTGTCCTGAATGGTAACACCACTTTGTCCTTCCTCATCACCACCGATGTGGACATCGGTGACCTGATGATCGTGAAGCTGCGCTGGGAGAAGGACACGATCATCAGCTGGTCAGACTGGTGGGGCAGCAGCAAGTTTTACATCCGCAAACTGCGCATCAAGTCTGGGGAGACCCAGTCCAA GGTGATCTTCAGCGTGAAGGACGGAGAGTTCGTCGACCTCGTCAGGGGAGGAGAAAATGCAGTCTTTGTCAAGTCAAAAGAGGACAACATGAGCCGTAAAGAGAAATT gatGCACAAGCTGAAAATGCAGGGCAGCCTTTTTGGGCAGAATGACGCTTGA